A window of Gasterosteus aculeatus chromosome 9, fGasAcu3.hap1.1, whole genome shotgun sequence contains these coding sequences:
- the LOC120824908 gene encoding uncharacterized protein LOC120824908, protein MMMMMAEEDCVGFQAQIASIIEILANSAVAEICKLVDDGYAALRSQMEREREKSARENDALRAKLRDTDMKLRGYERKMRRRGRREEAPAARFGPPEGADIHQPVVPPLPAPSPDATCLHVSKQEESLPLVKQEKVEGDDCNLDLKVEVNIRAECDLSTACSPVALCSSSAMEPTEDPPPCEVGPDSSLNNTPRTSQPSSLPTDSTMDRTCRPREKSEATMPLGNGLTAGSGGVTAHGGLRRDLTDGAVKPEIQIDDPTQVASDEPSGDGLSGLGLDLAWMQERVGHLGAAYAVAQLGLGNADSGHPSAPFSSQGGDSPDGPPTMLFTGGTHEMAAFAASFDVAAAASAAPPPPAPLPPPPLPPAAPPAAAPGQRRLYRTGAPKEPAACGVCGRVFPSAAASELHRRAHAGEKPYICPQCGKGFAQPNNLRVHLLIHTGERRYRCALCGKSFISSSHLKRHRTVHTQEKPYSCSRCGQSFSQMCSVRRHRQQSQCGLWFDQTSTSRSPAEGYRYFLNDEAASKPPSAATMSSRLAFQTQLASIMEVLANAAVAEICKLVDDDYAVVSLQMSQCQRENKALKRKLHLLELKMARGNAERRLRESAANGGRARVQIHGSDRLREPSPSSVGVFEQRMAVALWSSQAAAGAAGSKPTRSDRIQSTSPDVELVEPEVVLVKEEMVEASMSAVEESVENVQIIGDDGVAECLPRGPAGPRPSLELQDTQSTSSQSHSQIQSNRTRRTGSSRGVEVSDSSPLLKCERGAFVKGRDSVQEISNPHQYIGGDSGDSQFDALCDNGKGALVAEGFDNFSAVGVEGIMASCSYSLAEADFPSAASGYNGQYRSGPALPPSQPVGGGGVNRQTGAKERLFVCSYCGKAFNRPKKVEIHHRVHTGERPFSCATCGKMFSEAGNLRKHQRVHTGEKPYCCGICGKGFAWIRNLKSHQRKNHEEKPVVVLVKLEELEPATRSQSGLSVQEGLVESSTDDYRAVLPFDEVTLMSTNQLCDLQESGPGLSEVSYGHSSLWTDGGGSHCHGDGLPGPSSRCGPLSYPPREPAGSGRGSAVEAPTGKGSALERGSRTAPSFQQHAAVIDLSEEPEPIQVLGSRQGPRQLVDPGPGQARDTLRGARRRASICSFCGKGFTSPANLESHLRTHTGEKPFGCSICGKKFSQFWNLKIHKNIHTGERPYKCPLCPERFSDPSNLKKHQKRHHTQTHYLQSGTTSAAPQSTTVMSQDPGSTQTDAPANPKTGRQRSSGSGAEHSEYSLFELETFFTRWAPDSDPAAARGGPPCPPCPLAAGNSAGRDARRVILVDAEPQSGLRPPQGSVSAAGRLSRRRSHSPGAVQQAVSRGTSMPTPVSMHPPSAQPPWSKHAAMIRSAQAQLQQQRRIKNRVSPSAPSAPPAPSPPASNTHRGDSSKALSSTAAPSFGGPTAAPAGAEGALAARHRADSIAACERRRRSYMCRACGKAFSGLSNLEAHERVHTGEKPFRCGTCGKNFSEAGNLKKHQRVHTGEKPFRCAQCGKRFAWICNLRTHQQSATGCAAEATGSIGLG, encoded by the exons GAGCTGACATCCATCAGCCGGTGGTGCCGCCTCTTCCTGCGCCTTCTCCAGACGCAACCTGCCTTCACGTGTCAAAG CAGGAGGAGTCGTTGCCGCTGGTGAagcaggagaaggtggagggagACGACTGCAATCTGGACCTGAAGGTGGAGGTCAACATTAGGGCGGAGTGTGACCTGTCCACCG CCTGTTCTCCTGTGGCGCTCTGCTCATCTTCAGCCATGGAACCCACTGAGGACCCCCCCCCGTGCGAAGTTGGTCCCGACAGCAGTCTCAACAACACTCCACGCACCAGCCAGCCCTCCTCTCTGCCTACTGATTCCACGATGGACCGGACGTGCAGGCCTCGAGAGAAAAGTGAAGCCACCATGCCGCTGGGCAACGGCTTGACAGCTGGCAGCGGGGGGGTCACGGCCCACGGGGGCCTGCGCAGGGACCTGACGGACGGCGCCGTGAAGCCGGAGATCCAGATAGACGATCCTACACAGGTAGCCTCGGATGAGCCGAGCGGCGACGGCCTCAGCGGCCTGGGCCTGGACCTGGCCTGGATGCAGGAGCGGGTCGGCCATCTGGGCGCGGCCTACGCTGTGGCACAGCTGGGTCTGGGCAACGCAGACAGCGGCCACCCCTCCgcccccttctcctctcaggGAGGAGACAGTCCGGATGGCCCTCCGACCATGTTGTTCACAGGCGGCACCCACGAGATGGCGGCTTTCGCCGCGTCCTTCGACGTGGCCGCTGCCGCGTCCGCCGCTCCTCCGCCACCggcccctctgcctcctccgcctctcccCCCCGCGGCTCCTCCTGCCGCCGCGCCCGGCCAGAGGAGGCTCTACAGGACCGGCGCCCCCAAAGAGCCGGCGGCGTGCGGCGTGTGCGGGCGCGTCTTCCCCAGCGCGGCCGCCTCGGAGCTGCACCGGCGGGCGCACGCCGGGGAGAAGCCCTACATCTGCCCCCAGTGCGGCAAGGGCTTCGCTCAGCCCAACAACCTCCGGGTTCACCTGCTCATCCACACCGGGGAGCGGCGCTACCGGTGCGCGCTGTGCGGGAAGAGCTTCATCTCGTCCAGCCACCTGAAGAGGCACCGCACGGTCCACACGCAGGAGAAGCCCTACAGCTGCTCGCGCTGCGGACAGTCCTTCAGCCAGATGTGTAGCGTCCGCCGACACCGGCAGCAGTCCCAGTGTGGCCTG TGGTTTGACCAAACCTCCACCTCCCGTAGCCCCGCAGAAGGATACCGGTATTTTCTAAACGACGAAGCGGCCAGCAAGCCACCGAGTGCGGCAACAATGTCCAGCCGCCTGGCCTTCCAGACCCAGCTGGCCTCCATCATGGAGGTTCTGGCTAACGCCGCAGTGGCGGAGATATGCAAGCTTGTGGACGACGACTACGCGGTGGTGAGTCTCCAGATGTCTCAGTgccagagagagaacaaagcccTGAAGAGGAAGCTGCACTTGCTGGAGCTGAAGATGGCCCGTGGAAACGCCGAGCGGAGGCTGCGGGAAAGCGCCGCGAACGGTGGCCGAGCGAGGGTGCAGATCCACGGCAGCGACAGGCTGCGAGAGCCCTCGCCTTCTTCCG TTGGTGTCTTTGAACAACGGATGGCCGTGGCTCTGTGGtccagtcaagctgctgcagggGCCGCGGGGAGCAAGCCGACCCGTTCTGACCGCATCCAGAGTACG TCTCCAGAtgtggagctggtggagccgGAGGTAGTGCTGGTGAAGGAAGAGATGGTGGAGGCAAGCATGTCAGCAGTTGAAGAATCAGTGGAAAACGTGCAGATTATAGGAGATGACG GAGTGGCGGAGTGTCTCCCTCGAGGACCTGCAGGACCGAGACCCAGCCTTGAACTTCAAGACACGCAGTCCACTTCCAGTCAATCCCACTCCCAGATCCAGAGCAACAGGACCCGGCGTaccggcagcagcagaggagtggAGGTCAGtgactcctctcctctccttaaATGTGAACGCGGTGCCTTTGTTAAGGGCAGAGACTCAGTGCAGGAAATATCAAACCCTCACCAGTATATCGGTGGCGACAGCGGCGATTCACAGTTTGACGCGTTGTGTGACAACGGTAAAGGCGCGTTGGTCGCGGAGGGTTTCGACAACTTCTCTGCGGTTGGAGTGGAAGGAATCATGGCGTCTTGTTCGTACTCGTTGGCGGAGGCTGATTTTCCATCGGCGGCTTCCGGTTATAACGGCCAGTATCGCTccggccctgcgcttcccccgtCCCAGCctgtcggcggcggcggagtgAACCGTCAAACGGGCGCCAAGGAAcggctgtttgtttgcagctaCTGCGGCAAGGCTTTCAACCGCCCCAAGAAGGTGGAGATCCACCACCGCGTCCACACGGGGGAGAGACCTTTCAGCTGCGCCACGTGTGGGAAGATGTTCTCGGAGGCCGGGAACTTAAGGAAACACCAGAGGGTtcacacgggggagaagcccTATTGTTGTGGTATTTGTGGGAAGGGATTTGCCTGGATAAGAAACCTGAAATCACACCAGCGAAAGAACCAC GAGGAGAAGCCGGTTGTCGTGCTGGTGAAGCTAGAAGAGCTGGAGCCAGCGACGAGGAGCCAGTCAGGCCTCAGCGTGCAGGAGG GGTTGGTGGAGTCGAGCACCGATGACTACCGAGCAGTTCTCCCGTTCGATGAAGTGACACTAATGTCCACCAATCAGCTGTGTGACCTGCAGGAGTCCGGGCCAGGCTTGTCAGAGGTCAGCTATGGGCATTCTTCACTGTGGACCGATGGGGGAGGTAGTCATTGTCATGGCGACGGCCTGCCGGGGCCGTCCTCGCGGTGCGGCCCGCTCTCGTACCCGCCCAGAGAGCCTGCGGGTTCTGGGAGGGGGTCGGCTGTTGAGGCTCCGACAGGAAAGGGGTCGGCGCTTGAGAGGGGCTCCCGCACCGCGCCGTCCTTTCAGCAGCACGCGGCCGTTATTGATCTGTCGGAGGAGCCGGAGCCCATTCAGGTGTTAGGAAGCCGACAGGGACCCCGGCAGTTGGTGGACCCAGGTCCAGGTCAGGCCCGGGACACTCTCCGGGGCGCGAGGAGGAGGGCTAGCATCTGTAGCTTCTGCGGTAAGGGATTCACCTCGCCGGCAAATTTAGAATCCCACCTCAGGACtcacacgggggagaagcccTTCGGCTGCAGCATCTGCGGCAAAAAATTCTCCCAGTTTTGGAACCTGAAGATCCACAAGAACATCCACACCGGAGAGAGACCATACAAGTGCCCGCTATGCCCCGAGAGGTTCTCTGACCCCAGTAACctgaaaaaacaccaaaagagacaccacacacagacacactacttGCAGTCAGGGACGACT tCTGCAGCACCTCAGTCGACCACCGTGATGTCACAGGACCCCGGCAGCACGCAGACCGACGCGCCCGCCAACCCCAAAACAGGCCGGCAGAGGTCCAGTGGCAGCGGCGCCGAGCACTCGGAGTACTCGCTGTTTGAACTGGAGACGTTCTTCACCCGCTGGGCTCCCGACAGCGACCCTGCGGCGGCCCGCGGCGGCCCTCCGtgtcctccgtgtcctctcGCCGCCGGGAACTCGGCCGGACGCGACGCGCGCCGAGTAATTCTTGTGGACGCCGAACCTCAATCCGGTCTTCGGCCGCCACAAGGGTCCGTTTCCGCGGCGGGGAGGCTGAGCAGAAGGCGGAGTCACTCCCCCGGCGCCGTCCAGCAGGCCGTGTCACGAG GGACTTCTATGCCAACACCTGTATCGATGCACCCTCCGTCTGCTCAGCCCCCCTGGAGCAAACACGCCGCCATGATCCGAAGTGCACAggctcagctgcagcagcaacgtCGCATCAAGAACAGGGTCTCTCCCTCTGCGCCGAGCGCCCCGCcggccccctctccccccgcgaGCAACACCCACAGAGGTGACAGTTCAAAGGCCCTGAGCTCCACGGCGGCTCCGTCGTTCGGGGGACCCACAGCGGCCCCGGCCGGCGCGGAGGGGGCCCTCGCCGCACGACACCGAGCCGACAGCATCGCGGCCTGCGAGCGGCGCAGGAGGAGCTACATGTGCCGCGCCTGCGGGAAGGCCTTCTCCGGCCTGTCCAACCTGGAGGCCCACGAAAGGGtgcacacgggggagaagcctTTCCGCTGCGGCACCTGCGGGAAGAACTTTTCCGAGGCCGGCAACCTGAAGAAGCACCAGAGAGTTCACACCGGGGAGAAGCCCTTCCGCTGCGCCCAGTGCGGGAAGCGGTTTGCTTGGATCTGCAACCTGCGGACGCACCAGCAATCCGCCACAGGCTGTGCAGCAGAAGCCACAGGAAGCATCGGGCTCGGCTGA